The following nucleotide sequence is from Nitrospirota bacterium.
CGGCAAGTTCTTGTATGTGGACACCGATCTCAAGATCGATCTCCCTGAGGCGCGTGTGGTGCTTGATCGTGAGCGTCTTGCCGACTTGGGGCTCGACCTGGCGGGGGTCGGCCGCGAACTCGGAACACTCCTCGGAGGCGCGTATGTCAACCGGTTCAACTATTTCGACCGCAGCTACAAAGTCATTCCTCAGATCGGCGATAAAGACCGCGCGACGGTCGATCCGCTCCTCGATCTCAAGATCAAGACTCCGGGCGGCCAGCTTGTGCCGGTCTCGACGTTCACGCACATCGAAACGAGCACTGCGCCACGCACGCTGAACCGCTTCCAGCAGCGCAACGCGGTACGAATCTTCGGCGGAGTCAGGCCGGGTGTCACGAAGGAAGAAGGGCTGCGCGTTCTCGAAACCGCAGCCGCAGCCGCAAGCGGATCCGGCGTCGCCATCGACTACGCGGGCGAGTCACGACAGATCCGTCACGAGGGATCTGCGCTCGTCGTCACACTCGGGTTCGCGGTCGTGCTCATTTATCTGGTGCTTGCGGCGCAGTTCCAGAGCTTTCGGGACCCGTTGATCGTGCTGGTCGGCTCGGTCCCGCTCGCGATTTCCGGCGCGCTGATATTCAGCTTCCTGGACCTGACCACGATCAACATCTACTCCCAGGTCGGGCTGATCACGCTGGTCGGACTGATCGCGAAGAACGGCATCCTCATCGTTGAATTCGCAAACACGCTGCAGGCCCGCGGTCTCTCGAAGGCCGCCGCGTTGCGCGAGGCGTCGTTGACGCGGCTGCGACCGGTGCTGATGACTTCGGCTGCCACTGTCTTCGGGCACCTCCCTCTGGTGCTGGCTTCGGGACCGGGCGCCGCTGCCCGCAACAGCATCGGCATGGTACTGGTCACCGGCATGACCGTGGGCACGGTATTCACGCTCTTCGTCGTGCCGGTGTTCTATTCGCTGATCGCCGCGCGGCACCAGCCGAGCCCATCGTATGAGGATCATGAGCGAAACGAGCTGCTGACGGAAGTGAACGGTCGGTCGCTTGAGCAGACAGTTTCTGCTGGTTGAACGGCTGACGGTGAATGCCTTCGCGAATGCCGGCCTGCATGTAGAAAGAAGTCCTGGCAATCCACTCGGTGGTCCGTTCTTTCATCTCCTGCCGATGGTTCGGCGAGTGCCGGAATATCGGCAGAACACCATCGTCAGTGAGCCCTGCCCACGATATGACATCGAAATATTTCATGAAACAACAATGTGTTATGTAGGCTTATTTGCTCTTGACCACGGGAATGCTCCTTGCCATTCCATACGGGCGAGGTAGAGAATCCATGCTGAAAATTACGACGCTCACGAATGCAGAATCGATTGTCCTCAGGCTTGAGGGACGTTTGGCGGGACCTTGGGTGCAAGAGCTGGAACGGTGCTGGGACTCTGTCGTCGGCTCGACAACGAACCACCCTCTGACTGTAGACCTCTCAGCTGTGACCTATGTTGACTCAGATGGAAAGGATCTGCTGAAGAAGATCCACAAGCAGGGAGCCAGCCTCGTCGCTTCCGGATGTCTGACACGCTGTATCGTGAATGAGATTGTGCATGTGGCTCAAAGAGGTGAACGTGGGAAGTAACCGGATGATTACCGAAGGACGACGGATGTCAAACATCACGGCACAAAATCGAGCACAGAGACTCACGTTCGGTCTGCTTGGTGTGCTGCTCGTTCTTGGCCTTACGGGATTACCCGGCTGCAAGCAGGAGGCGGCTTCTACGCCGGTGCCTCCTATCCCGGAGGTGCCGGTGGTCACGGTGTCGTCCGGCACGATGCCGGATGAACCGGAGTTCATCGGTCAGACCGAAGCGTCGCGACCCGTCGAAATCCGCTCCCAGGTGACGGGTATCCTTAAAGAGAGGTTTTTTGCCGAGGGACGCGATGTGAAGCGAGGCGACCGGCTGTATCAAATCGATCCGATTCCATTCAAAGCGGCGATGAGCAGCGCTAATGCGAGAGTGGCGCAGGCAGAGGCGAGGCTAGTGCAAGCCAAGCAAAATTCTGCTCGCGTGAAACCGCTGCTGGCGGAACAGGCCGTCAGCAAAAAAGATGTGGACGATGCGGTGGCGGAGGAAATGGCCGCCAAGGCGGCACTGGAGGGAGCCAAGGGCGATCAGGTGAAGGCCAAGTTCGATCTCGACAATTCGCTTATTACTGCGCCTATCAGTGGTCGGATCGAGCGGAGTCGGCTCTACGAAGGGCGCCTCATCTCTGCGCAGACCGATCTGTTGACGACAATCCACCAGTTAGACCCCATGTATGTGAACGCGAGCGCTCCGGAAACGTTTGTCCTCAAGCGCTTCCGGGACCGTGCGACTCAACGGATCCAAGGCGCGACACTCTATGAACTGCGAGGTGTCATTACATTTGCGGACGGCAGCACCTATGCGCATGAAGGCAAGTTTGATTTGCTCGAAGTCGGTGTCCGCTCGGCCACCGGCACCAGAGACTTTCGCGTGATCTTCCCTAATCCGGACAACGTCCTGTTCCCAGGGCAGTTCGTGAAGGTCCGCATTTTGGGCGCCGTGAGAACCGGCGTGATCCTGGTCCCCCAGAGCGCCGTTCAGCAGGGACCCAAGGGCCCCATCGTCTTTGTCGTCGGGACTGACAACAAGGTGGAAATCCGCCCTGTTCTGGCCACATCCTGGCGTGGCAGTCAGTGGTCCATCGAAGATGGACTACGTGAGGGAGAGCGGGTGATCATCGCGGGATTTCACATGATCGCACCGGGCGTGCCGGTGAAAGCCGTTCCGTACAATCAATCCGACCCAGCCGCTTCCGGCCAGCCGGCAGATGTAAAGCCGGAGCAGGGGAAATGATCCCGCACTTTTTTATCGATCGGCCAATCTTCGCTTCGGTCCTGTCCGTCGTGATTGTCGTGCTTGGGTTGGTCTCCTTACTAGGCTTGCCTATCGCCCAGTTTCCGGAAATCACGCCCCCCGTCATCCAGATCGACGCGGACTATCCGGGCGCGAGCGCGGAAGTGATTGCGGATTCGGTCGCGCGTCCCATCGAAGTGCAGCTTCCCGGCATCGACAACCTTCTCTACTACGATTCCACCAGTACCAATGACGGGCAC
It contains:
- a CDS encoding efflux RND transporter periplasmic adaptor subunit, with protein sequence MSNITAQNRAQRLTFGLLGVLLVLGLTGLPGCKQEAASTPVPPIPEVPVVTVSSGTMPDEPEFIGQTEASRPVEIRSQVTGILKERFFAEGRDVKRGDRLYQIDPIPFKAAMSSANARVAQAEARLVQAKQNSARVKPLLAEQAVSKKDVDDAVAEEMAAKAALEGAKGDQVKAKFDLDNSLITAPISGRIERSRLYEGRLISAQTDLLTTIHQLDPMYVNASAPETFVLKRFRDRATQRIQGATLYELRGVITFADGSTYAHEGKFDLLEVGVRSATGTRDFRVIFPNPDNVLFPGQFVKVRILGAVRTGVILVPQSAVQQGPKGPIVFVVGTDNKVEIRPVLATSWRGSQWSIEDGLREGERVIIAGFHMIAPGVPVKAVPYNQSDPAASGQPADVKPEQGK
- a CDS encoding STAS domain-containing protein encodes the protein MLKITTLTNAESIVLRLEGRLAGPWVQELERCWDSVVGSTTNHPLTVDLSAVTYVDSDGKDLLKKIHKQGASLVASGCLTRCIVNEIVHVAQRGERGK